The following coding sequences lie in one Candidatus Goldiibacteriota bacterium genomic window:
- a CDS encoding MFS transporter produces GFEPAVSGFIAGAFWGAYTLGRISAGFYSKFMKTYKLIYLSLTVSFIGVLLIWLNINEALDYAGVVLNGFAIGPVFPALVSGTEKRVGGQHAFNVVGMQMAASGLGYAVLPWFAGLIAKYQGLEIMPAFVAVLIVITAALYRLAYYYMPGHMMDRIVK; encoded by the coding sequence GGGTTTTGAACCTGCCGTATCAGGTTTCATAGCCGGTGCTTTCTGGGGTGCATACACGCTTGGCAGGATATCGGCGGGATTCTATTCAAAATTTATGAAGACGTATAAACTTATATATCTTAGCCTTACGGTATCTTTTATTGGTGTACTGCTGATATGGCTAAATATTAATGAAGCGCTGGATTACGCGGGCGTAGTGCTGAACGGATTTGCCATAGGGCCAGTGTTTCCGGCCCTTGTGTCAGGTACTGAAAAAAGGGTGGGCGGGCAGCACGCTTTTAATGTTGTGGGGATGCAGATGGCCGCGTCCGGGCTGGGATACGCGGTATTGCCCTGGTTTGCGGGTTTAATTGCCAAATATCAGGGCCTTGAAATAATGCCGGCGTTTGTAGCTGTGTTGATTGTAATAACAGCGGCGCTTTACAGGCTTGCGTATTATTATATGCCGGGGCACATGATGGACAGGATTGTAAAGTGA